A genomic region of Coffea eugenioides isolate CCC68of unplaced genomic scaffold, Ceug_1.0 ScVebR1_789;HRSCAF=1527, whole genome shotgun sequence contains the following coding sequences:
- the LOC113758910 gene encoding uncharacterized protein LOC113758910 has protein sequence MPRSSRTGELQYNPEIEKTARALRKATRERAEASSSSTGHNSVVDFVDSFSETEEIDSTMANERTLRELAAPDLNQQPLCITYPTLEVAFELKSGLIHLLPSFHGLPGEDPHKHLKEFHVVCSTMKPQGVTEEQIKLRAFPFSLADKAKDWLYYLPSGSISTWTDMKKHFLEKFFPASRAASIRKDICGIRQFNGETLHEYWERFKQLCASCPHHQIPDQLLIQYFYEGLSQTDRRIIDAASGGSLVNKTPTEARNLISSMAANAQQFGDRQDNTTRRVNEVSNSTIEQRLDCLTSLVEKLAIGQMQQLKTCGICYGSSHPTDMCPTLQDDSTEQANAVGFPGPPQRRYDPYANTYNPGWRDHPNFNYAVRPPGFSHQSQYQPRPQLSQQQPAPKSVHNLENQMSQLASTVNRLESQLSGKLPSQTIVNPKQNASAITLRSGKELPEPSKKISEQAIEEELEKEGNVSQPRALEQPDFGEKSTQVVTPPPPFPSRLAKSKKQEHEQEILDTFRKVEVNIPLLDAIKQIPRYAKFLKELCTGKKKLKGNEKVHMGENVSAVLQKKLPPKCKDPGMFTVPCKIGNIKIEKAMLDLGASINVMPRSIYNLMNIRPLKETGVIIQLADRSNAYPDGVLEDILVQIDNLIFPADFYVLDMEDDNSNSSPILLGRPFLKTARTKIDVFTGTLTMEFDGDVIKFNIYDAMKYPGESHSIFVIDVIDSLLPSIVQAPKVELKQLPDNLKYAFLGDGDTLPVIISSKLTALEEEKLIRVLKDHKEAIGWTVADIKGLSPATCMHRILLEDGIIYPISDSKWVSPVQVVPKKTGITVIENPKALKYLLNKKEAKPRLISEGPAPLKDNFPDEHLFVVQKTTPWCVSKEEVPSILSFCHSYACGGHFGPKRTARKVI, from the exons ATGCCtagatcttctcgtacaggtgaactGCAATATAATCCTGAGATAGAGAAAACTGCTCGTGCATTGAGAAAAGCAACAAGAGAACGAGCAGAGGCATCCTCCTCATCTACTGGACATAATtcagtagtagattttgtggatTCATTTAGTGAGACGGAAGAGATAGATAGCACCATGGCTAATGAACGGACATTGAGAGAATTGGCTGCACCAGATTTAAATCAACAGCCTCTATGCATTACTTATCCTACATTAGAGGttgcatttgagttaaaatctggacTAATCCATTTACTTCCTTCTTTTCATGGCTTACCAGGTGAAGATCCCCACAAGCATCTCAAAGAATTCCATGTGGTTTGCTCGACAATGAAACCTCAGGGAGTCACAGaggagcaaattaaattaagagcctttccattttccttagccgaTAAAGCTAAGGATTGGCTCTATTATCTGCCCTCTGGGTCAATATCCACATGGACAGACATGAAGAAgcattttctagaaaaattctttcctgCATCCCGAGCTGCAAGCATTAGGAAAGACATCTGTGGAATTCGACAATTCAATGGAGAGACTCTACATGAATATTGGGAAAGATTCAAGCAACTATGTGCTAGTTGTcctcatcatcaaattcctgaccaactcctcatccagtatttttatgagggtcTGTCCCAAACTGACAGAAGAATTATTGATGCTGCCAGTGGGGGCTCCTTAGTGAATAAAACACCCACGGAGGCAAGAAATTTGATATCGAGTATGGCTGCAAATGCTCAACAATTTGGAGACAGGCAGGATAACACGACTCGTAGAGTCAATGAGGTAAGTAATTCTACAATAGAGCAAAGATTAGATTGTCTAACTTCTTTGGTTGAAAAGTTAGCTATAGgacaaatgcagcaattgaaaacATGTGGAATCTGCTATGGTTCGAGTCATCCAACAGATATGTGCCCCACACTCCAAGATGATTCGACTGAGCAGGCTAATGCAGTTGGATTTCCAGGACCACCTCAGAGACGGTATGATCCCTATGCAAACACCTATAATCCAGGATGGAGGGATCAtcctaattttaattatgcaGTAAGGCCACCAGGATTTTCACATCAGTCACAATATCAACCTAGACCTCAACTTTCACAGCAACAACCTGCTCCTAAATCAG ttcataatttggagaatcaaatgaGCCAGTTAGCTTCCACAGTCAATAGATTGGAGTCCCAATTATCTGGAAAGCTACCTTCGCAGACAATTGTCAACCCCAAGCAAAATGCTAGTGCCATCACATTAAGAAGTGGCAAAGAGTTGCCTGAGCCgagcaagaaaatttctgaacaAGCAATCGAGGAAGAGCTCGAAAAAGAGGGGAATGTGTCTCAACCTAGAGCCTTGGAACAaccagattttggagaaaaatcaacACAAGTGGTTACACCTCCGCCTCCATTTCCTAGTCGACTGGCAAAGTCCAAAAAGCAAGAGCACGAACAGgagattttggacacttttcgaaaagttgaggtaaatatccctcttttagatgcaattaagcaaattcctagatatgctaaatttttgaaggaattatgcactggtaagaaaaagttgaaaggaaacgagaaagtgcatatgggagaaaatgtttcggcagttttgcagaaaaaattgcctcctaaatgcaaggacccaggtatgtttactgtcccttgcaaaataggtaatattaaaattgaaaaagctatGTTGGATTTGGGTGCTTCGATAAATGTTATGCCTCGTTCTATTTATAATTTGATGAACATTAGGCCTTTAAAAGAGACGGGCGTAATAATTCAACTGGCTGATCGATCAAATGCCTATCCTGATGGAGTTTTGGAGGATATTTTAGTGCAaattgataatttgatttttcctgcagatttttatgtgcttgataTGGAGGATGATAATTCTAATTCATCTCCAATACTGTTAGGGAGACCATTTTTGAAAACTgctagaacaaaaattgatgttttcactggcacattgactatggaatttgatggtgatgttattaaatttaatatttatgatgccatgaaatatcctggtgaatctcattcaatttttgttatagatgtaattgattct CTTTTGCCATCTATTGTGCAAGCCCCGAAGGTGGAATTAAAGCAGTTACCGGATAATTTAAAGTATGCATTCTTGGGAGATGGAGATACACTCCCAGTAATAATTTCCAGTAAATTGACTGCTTTAgaggaagaaaaactaattcGGGTGTTGAAGGACCACAAGGAGGCAATAGGATGGACAGTGGCTGACATAAAAGGATTAAGTCCAGCCACTTGCATGCATCGCATCTTGTTAGAAGATG GTATAATCTATCCCATTTCGGATAGTAAGTGGGTAAGTCCTGTTCAAGTAGTTCCTAAAAAGACAGGAATTACTgttattgaaaatcctaaaG cttTGAAATATTTGCTCAACAAGAAAGAGGCCAAACCACGACTTATAAGTGAAGGACCTGCTCCCTTGAAGGATAATTTTCCAGATGAGCATCTTTTTGTAGTTCAAAAGACAACTCCCTG GTGTGTGTCTAAAGAAGAGGTtccatcaattttatctttttgtcaCTCATATGCGTGTGGTGGACATTTTGGCCCTAAGCGAACTGCAAGAAAG GTAATTTAA